The Methylomicrobium lacus LW14 genome window below encodes:
- a CDS encoding GNAT family N-acetyltransferase has protein sequence MSKDIRIARFSGKAIEPYIKELARLRIQVFREFPYLYDGTYEYEEKYLQTYLNCPQSVIVIAFDGDKIVGASTAIPMQYETEEMKRPFIENGYKLEEVFYCSESVLDKNYRGLGIGVRFFEEREAHAQELGGFKHITFCCVERPVDHPRRPADHVPLDKFWNKRGYVKHPELKTTYLWKDLDDEVETPKPMTFWLKHES, from the coding sequence ATGTCCAAAGATATTCGCATTGCAAGATTTAGCGGCAAGGCCATCGAACCTTATATCAAGGAACTGGCTCGTCTGCGAATCCAGGTATTTCGTGAGTTCCCGTATTTGTACGACGGCACTTATGAATATGAAGAAAAATACCTGCAAACCTATCTGAACTGCCCACAAAGCGTGATCGTGATTGCGTTCGACGGCGACAAGATCGTCGGCGCCTCGACCGCGATTCCGATGCAGTACGAAACCGAGGAGATGAAACGGCCGTTCATCGAAAACGGTTATAAGCTGGAAGAGGTTTTTTATTGCAGCGAATCGGTGCTGGACAAGAATTACCGGGGCCTCGGCATCGGCGTGCGCTTTTTCGAGGAAAGAGAGGCGCATGCGCAGGAACTGGGAGGTTTCAAGCATATCACCTTCTGCTGCGTCGAACGGCCTGTAGACCATCCGCGCCGGCCGGCCGATCATGTGCCGCTCGACAAGTTCTGGAACAAGCGTGGCTATGTGAAGCATCCCGAACTGAAGACGACTTATCTCTGGAAAGACCTGGACGATGAAGTCGAAACCCCGAAACCGATGACCTTCTGGCTGAAACATGAAAGTTAA
- a CDS encoding Do family serine endopeptidase → MKTQIFRHFQYTMLLVMLTIGLQPAHAAAYLPLVNNPLPEMLKKVVPGVVNISTRTRIRYEENPLLRDPFFRRFFDIPNMPLERERQSLGSGVIIDALKGHIITNNHVIDKADKITVTLQDGRNVEAKLVGSDPTTDVALIQIPGGNLVELPKGNSDSLQVGDFVVAIGSPFGLGQTVTSGIVSALGRRSLGIEGYEDFIQTDASINPGNSGGALVNLQGELIGINTAIVGPSGGNVGIGFAIPINLANQVVNQIIQFGKIQRGQLGIQIQNLTPDLASAFGIKQQHGAVIAGIVPGSPAENAGLQRGDVVIAVNGQAVDSATKLHNHIALMQVGDMVSLDILRDGGELNIKARIAKPVAVRRPQPY, encoded by the coding sequence ATGAAAACGCAAATATTCCGCCATTTCCAATACACGATGTTGTTAGTCATGTTGACAATCGGCTTGCAGCCGGCTCATGCGGCGGCCTACTTGCCTCTCGTGAATAACCCGCTGCCGGAAATGCTCAAAAAAGTCGTTCCCGGCGTCGTGAATATTTCGACCCGGACACGAATCCGCTACGAAGAAAACCCGTTGCTGCGCGACCCGTTCTTCCGGCGTTTTTTCGACATTCCGAATATGCCGCTGGAACGCGAAAGACAGAGCCTGGGCTCGGGCGTGATCATCGACGCCTTAAAGGGCCATATCATCACCAACAACCATGTGATCGACAAAGCCGACAAGATCACCGTCACGCTACAGGACGGCCGCAATGTGGAAGCCAAGCTGGTCGGCAGCGACCCGACCACCGATGTGGCACTGATCCAGATACCCGGCGGCAATCTGGTCGAACTACCGAAAGGTAATTCGGATAGTTTGCAGGTCGGCGATTTTGTGGTCGCGATCGGGAGCCCTTTCGGCTTGGGGCAAACCGTCACCTCGGGTATCGTCAGCGCCTTGGGCCGCCGCAGCCTGGGCATCGAGGGCTACGAAGACTTCATTCAAACCGACGCCTCGATCAATCCCGGCAACTCCGGCGGCGCCTTGGTCAATCTGCAAGGCGAACTGATCGGCATCAATACCGCGATCGTCGGCCCCAGCGGCGGCAACGTCGGCATCGGTTTCGCGATTCCGATCAACCTGGCCAATCAGGTTGTCAACCAGATCATTCAGTTCGGCAAGATTCAACGCGGCCAGCTCGGCATTCAGATACAGAACCTGACGCCGGACCTAGCCAGTGCGTTCGGGATCAAACAGCAGCATGGTGCGGTGATAGCCGGCATCGTGCCGGGCTCGCCAGCCGAGAACGCAGGACTGCAAAGAGGCGACGTGGTGATTGCGGTGAACGGCCAAGCCGTGGACTCCGCCACCAAGCTGCACAATCACATTGCCCTGATGCAGGTCGGCGACATGGTCAGCCTGGATATCCTGCGCGACGGTGGCGAACTGAATATCAAGGCCAGGATCGCCAAACCGGTCGCGGTCAGACGGCCGCAGCCGTATTAA
- a CDS encoding transporter: protein MQQFKKILPAILLAPVMLAQSRAVFADHGSLGFGIGTAAPVITQTAVSLPDGMWAGGIVTNFTSFDSASDAELLSLKNNAVDDAHGDVHSIGTYLQPSVFAAYGVTDDLTLGLRVPYILRSNIRSPDEPEDEGSPVDHVTKMGDANGFGDVRFFGQYRFFHTDDNLNHVALLFSLKTPTGRTSVKDNQGNFFEAHHQPGSGSWDPSMGLAFTRTMGAFSLDTSGLYTVATKGAQNTNLGDSFEYNIALSYAFGAPVRNAFFASSNNAPWTAILELNGEWRDKQETGGLSDPNSGGNTVYISPGVRFSGGKHWNTALSFGAPIVKDFNGYQTPPDYRIVYRLVAAF, encoded by the coding sequence ATGCAACAGTTCAAAAAAATCTTGCCGGCTATCCTTTTGGCTCCGGTCATGCTTGCGCAAAGCCGTGCGGTGTTTGCGGATCACGGATCCCTCGGTTTCGGTATCGGCACGGCCGCGCCGGTTATCACGCAAACGGCGGTTTCTTTGCCGGACGGTATGTGGGCGGGAGGCATCGTGACCAATTTCACGAGCTTCGATAGCGCTTCGGATGCTGAATTACTCAGCCTGAAGAATAATGCGGTCGACGATGCCCATGGCGATGTGCATAGCATCGGCACCTATTTGCAGCCGTCTGTGTTTGCCGCCTATGGAGTCACCGACGATCTGACGCTGGGTTTGCGGGTGCCCTATATATTGCGCTCCAACATTCGTTCGCCGGATGAGCCTGAAGATGAGGGCTCGCCTGTGGATCACGTGACCAAAATGGGCGACGCTAACGGTTTTGGCGATGTTAGGTTTTTCGGTCAGTACCGTTTTTTTCATACCGACGACAATTTGAATCATGTGGCGCTGCTTTTCAGCCTGAAAACGCCGACCGGCCGAACTTCGGTCAAGGACAATCAAGGCAATTTCTTTGAAGCGCATCATCAGCCGGGCAGCGGTTCCTGGGATCCTTCAATGGGGCTTGCCTTTACGCGAACGATGGGGGCGTTCTCCCTTGATACCAGCGGACTCTATACGGTCGCGACGAAAGGCGCGCAAAATACCAATCTGGGTGATTCGTTCGAATACAACATCGCGCTTTCCTATGCTTTCGGCGCGCCGGTGCGTAATGCGTTTTTCGCTTCCAGCAACAATGCGCCGTGGACGGCTATTTTGGAACTTAACGGCGAGTGGCGCGACAAACAAGAAACCGGCGGCTTATCCGATCCGAATTCGGGCGGCAATACGGTGTATATTTCGCCCGGCGTCCGTTTTTCCGGCGGTAAGCATTGGAATACCGCCTTGTCGTTTGGGGCGCCGATCGTAAAGGATTTTAACGGCTATCAAACACCGCCGGATTACCGGATCGTTTACCGTCTCGTTGCGGCATTTTAG
- a CDS encoding carbon-nitrogen hydrolase family protein: protein MKVKIAAAQYDIGFLENWGNYRQKVERWVGEAADQGAKILLFPEYGSMELASLFGQAIYSSLSKQLEAMQSLLDDYIALYKELAQKHRCYIQSGTFPVRIDGEIYHNRAYLFMPNGEFDYQDKLMMTRFENEQWLINRGLELKCFDTDYGRIAINVCYDSEFPVLARKQVEAGANLILVPSCTDTLAGYHRVRIGCQARALENQCYVVQSPTVGLAPWSEAVDVNIGAAAIYTPVDRGFPDNGVLAIGELNASQWVFAEIDLDGIARVRENGQVFNYRDWPLQHAPAFGTASNNA from the coding sequence ATGAAAGTTAAGATCGCTGCGGCGCAGTACGACATCGGTTTTCTCGAAAACTGGGGCAATTACCGGCAAAAGGTCGAACGCTGGGTCGGCGAGGCAGCAGACCAGGGCGCGAAGATTCTGCTGTTTCCCGAATACGGCAGCATGGAGCTCGCATCATTGTTCGGCCAGGCCATTTATTCCTCGCTGAGCAAGCAGCTCGAAGCGATGCAGTCTCTGCTCGACGACTATATCGCGCTGTACAAGGAACTCGCGCAAAAGCATCGATGCTATATCCAGTCCGGCACGTTTCCGGTGCGGATCGACGGCGAGATTTATCACAACCGCGCCTATCTGTTCATGCCGAACGGCGAGTTCGATTATCAGGACAAGCTGATGATGACCCGCTTCGAGAACGAGCAATGGCTGATCAATCGCGGCCTCGAATTGAAGTGTTTCGACACCGACTACGGCCGCATCGCGATCAACGTCTGTTATGACAGCGAGTTCCCGGTGCTGGCCAGAAAACAGGTCGAAGCGGGCGCGAATCTGATTCTGGTGCCGAGCTGCACCGACACGCTGGCCGGTTATCACCGTGTCCGCATCGGCTGCCAGGCGCGGGCGCTCGAAAACCAGTGCTATGTGGTGCAGTCGCCGACGGTCGGCCTTGCACCGTGGTCCGAAGCGGTCGATGTGAATATCGGCGCGGCGGCGATCTATACGCCGGTCGATCGTGGCTTTCCGGATAACGGCGTTTTAGCGATCGGCGAGTTGAACGCGAGCCAGTGGGTGTTTGCGGAAATCGATCTGGACGGCATCGCCAGGGTGCGGGAAAACGGTCAGGTATTCAATTACCGGGATTGGCCGTTGCAGCATGCGCCGGCTTTCGGCACCGCGTCAAACAACGCCTAG
- a CDS encoding M23 family metallopeptidase, which produces MLDIGLFLEQDLIIPVEGATAKDWNRDAFWREPWGKSGVHKGIDIFARRGTPALAAASGVVVYQGELKLGGNALMIFDSKWRLHYYAHLDSATVGMGTWVYKGNVVGTVGDSGNAQGRPTHLHYSIMSLIPYLDRYSTRTEGWKLMFYLNPTDYLR; this is translated from the coding sequence ATGCTCGACATCGGACTCTTTCTCGAACAAGACCTGATCATTCCGGTGGAAGGCGCAACCGCGAAGGACTGGAATCGGGATGCGTTCTGGCGCGAACCTTGGGGAAAATCCGGTGTCCATAAAGGCATCGATATTTTCGCGCGCCGGGGAACGCCCGCTCTGGCGGCGGCTTCCGGCGTGGTCGTGTATCAGGGCGAATTGAAACTCGGCGGCAATGCGCTGATGATCTTCGATTCGAAATGGCGTCTGCATTATTACGCTCATCTCGACTCGGCAACGGTCGGCATGGGGACTTGGGTGTACAAGGGGAATGTGGTCGGCACGGTTGGAGACAGCGGGAACGCCCAAGGCAGGCCGACGCACTTACATTATTCGATCATGAGTCTGATTCCTTACCTCGACCGGTATTCCACGCGCACGGAGGGATGGAAACTCATGTTTTATCTGAATCCTACTGATTATCTGCGCTGA
- a CDS encoding PD40 domain-containing protein, protein MKYFNRNLLCIAVLAAMTQHNAIAGSTAMVSVNAQQIVGNGSSNDASLSKGGTAVAFESDAENLAFGDGNNATDVFLKTGGKVVSRISVNNLGQETRNDDSDWWSPDDFADSENPSLSADGKLVVFQSNADNLDLLTLDSNLDTGNDKETDIFLRDVAKKKTYRLSGIMDGADGLIDTANSKDIFGKALSKIDAPWRVVIEANDASTNPVIAGTLKAGFVAFESEATNLIPGFSMSASNKKNIYLLDLKTKTIELISAVHTAGTNTPSDEAKDNSPATVSSTNPAISPDGRFVAFQSTATNLVSGVTGTSKRDTFLYDRLTFRMYQLSGALEATSATGFSVSTEGNDDSSNPSITGGGKGKSYLIAFESKADNLDSVAADVGDNDSDVFVVEFQPGSSNDPQDDLSKGEIKSVKRISAPHGVDGNVTGEASREITKNAESTAPVIAGISTAYTVAFRSTADNLISDQLGLGLFWNGDTNNKADIYVYDSKTNLMSRANVDSGGEQGAADAAGPAISPDGKAIGFDTADDYLVPFFGDNDKTQVYIRKR, encoded by the coding sequence GTGAAATATTTTAATCGAAACCTGTTGTGTATAGCTGTTCTAGCTGCTATGACGCAACACAATGCCATAGCGGGCAGCACCGCGATGGTCAGCGTCAATGCCCAGCAAATCGTCGGTAATGGCAGCAGTAACGATGCTTCATTATCGAAAGGCGGGACTGCAGTCGCATTCGAGTCCGATGCCGAAAATCTAGCATTCGGCGATGGCAACAACGCCACAGATGTATTTCTGAAGACCGGTGGCAAAGTCGTTTCCCGTATCAGCGTGAACAACTTGGGTCAGGAAACCAGAAACGACGATTCCGATTGGTGGTCGCCTGATGATTTTGCAGATAGCGAAAATCCATCCCTATCCGCCGATGGCAAGCTGGTGGTATTTCAATCGAATGCAGATAATCTGGATCTGCTAACGTTGGATAGTAATCTTGATACCGGCAATGATAAAGAGACGGACATTTTTCTGCGGGATGTCGCCAAAAAGAAAACCTACCGTCTCAGCGGCATTATGGACGGCGCTGATGGCTTGATAGATACCGCGAATTCGAAGGATATTTTCGGTAAAGCTTTATCCAAAATCGATGCGCCATGGAGAGTTGTTATCGAGGCTAACGACGCCAGCACCAATCCTGTCATTGCCGGCACACTCAAGGCAGGCTTTGTCGCATTCGAGTCGGAAGCGACGAACTTAATTCCCGGGTTTTCGATGAGTGCTAGCAATAAGAAAAATATTTACTTGCTCGATCTTAAAACCAAGACAATCGAATTGATTAGCGCTGTCCACACAGCCGGAACCAACACGCCATCCGATGAAGCTAAAGACAACTCGCCTGCCACAGTCAGCAGCACAAATCCGGCAATATCACCGGATGGACGTTTCGTCGCTTTTCAAAGCACTGCTACCAACTTGGTTTCGGGCGTGACGGGCACGTCGAAAAGGGATACTTTTCTTTATGACCGGCTTACGTTCAGAATGTACCAGCTTAGCGGCGCCTTAGAGGCTACCTCTGCAACGGGATTTTCCGTTTCTACTGAAGGCAATGACGACAGTTCTAACCCCTCGATTACCGGAGGCGGCAAGGGCAAAAGCTACCTGATCGCTTTCGAATCGAAGGCGGACAATCTTGATTCAGTTGCTGCTGACGTTGGTGACAACGATTCAGATGTGTTCGTTGTCGAATTTCAGCCCGGCTCTTCGAACGACCCTCAAGACGACTTGAGTAAAGGCGAAATCAAGTCCGTTAAACGTATCAGTGCCCCACATGGCGTAGATGGTAATGTGACTGGAGAGGCTTCTAGGGAAATAACTAAGAATGCAGAGAGTACGGCCCCTGTTATTGCGGGTATTTCCACAGCCTATACCGTGGCGTTTAGGTCAACCGCCGATAATCTTATATCGGATCAGTTGGGTTTGGGCCTGTTCTGGAATGGGGATACTAATAACAAAGCCGACATTTATGTTTATGACAGCAAAACCAATCTGATGTCGCGCGCCAACGTCGATTCCGGGGGTGAACAAGGAGCGGCTGATGCAGCTGGGCCCGCTATTTCGCCGGACGGAAAAGCTATTGGGTTTGACACCGCGGATGATTATCTGGTCCCATTTTTTGGCGACAATGACAAAACTCAAGTCTACATCCGCAAACGTTAA
- a CDS encoding Rho-binding antiterminator gives MTQCNAISCELHDYIEIACMYGYRVKLEFKDGQSLEGKLVDVMTTAEKREFLVIDNGQKQQVELNQLARMTTLTPNASFKEVAF, from the coding sequence ATGACGCAATGCAACGCTATCTCCTGCGAATTGCACGATTACATCGAAATCGCCTGCATGTACGGCTACCGGGTCAAACTCGAATTCAAAGACGGCCAAAGTCTTGAAGGCAAGTTGGTCGATGTGATGACGACGGCAGAAAAGCGGGAATTTTTGGTGATCGACAACGGGCAGAAACAGCAGGTCGAACTGAACCAACTCGCCCGGATGACAACATTGACGCCGAATGCGTCTTTTAAAGAAGTGGCGTTTTAA
- a CDS encoding SIMPL domain-containing protein, whose product MKNITAIVVMLLSSMTAAMAKELPEFPFIYVGGSAEKEVPPDMATITFTVEVQDSKPEAALDVVYKRGVELIALFKEMGIPEHDFETYNIDKQYRKDDENQKISGYEVTQRFKVKLRGLTHYIPLYENLLKMKNVVDINADFDIVKRKEIEANLMAEACADAKKQAENMANGIGVKLGSVYGISKLSFDAIGDRFNAPGYFKKSMMGSDDRSSSQIIFAPATIMLRNSVNVIYKMENQR is encoded by the coding sequence ATGAAGAACATCACTGCTATCGTTGTCATGCTGCTATCGTCAATGACCGCTGCCATGGCAAAAGAATTGCCGGAATTTCCTTTTATCTACGTCGGGGGAAGTGCGGAAAAGGAAGTCCCGCCCGATATGGCGACAATTACCTTCACAGTAGAAGTGCAGGACTCGAAACCGGAGGCTGCGCTTGATGTGGTTTATAAACGGGGAGTGGAGTTGATTGCGTTGTTCAAAGAAATGGGAATTCCGGAACACGATTTTGAAACTTACAACATAGACAAACAGTACCGGAAAGATGACGAAAATCAAAAAATCAGCGGTTATGAGGTAACGCAGCGCTTCAAGGTCAAGCTGCGTGGTCTGACGCATTACATCCCTTTGTACGAAAATTTGCTGAAAATGAAGAACGTCGTGGATATCAACGCGGATTTCGACATCGTGAAGCGAAAAGAGATCGAGGCAAATTTGATGGCTGAGGCTTGCGCCGATGCGAAAAAACAGGCTGAGAATATGGCCAATGGGATTGGCGTTAAACTGGGTTCTGTATATGGTATTTCGAAACTCAGTTTTGATGCTATTGGAGACAGATTCAATGCGCCTGGCTATTTCAAAAAAAGCATGATGGGTAGCGACGACAGAAGCTCATCGCAAATCATTTTTGCTCCTGCCACGATCATGCTTAGAAATAGCGTCAATGTGATTTATAAGATGGAAAACCAACGATGA
- a CDS encoding multicopper oxidase domain-containing protein codes for MLKKLGFYALLLIGQHCILQTDAVAAVRDFTLHIDNGDLTITGAGGTTLSVWGYGQTAGLPIVPAPTLAVNEGDTVNVTVYNHRTVQHNFVVQNVTTDTNPIAPGGSKVYSFTAPTAGSYLYSDTLNNTINREMGMHGAFIVRPADNGNTAWSGGPAYDHERTWVISDMDKPRWNDVASTGGTVNTSVYKPNYFMINGLGGFDAMMDHGTMIMGMMDEVTLVRIVNAGQFSHSLHFHGNHFEVININGNRQPVPFEQLDTINVPPMSVAEVLYTVNQTGEYPMHFHTAQSETANGVYLNGGATMIMMQ; via the coding sequence ATGCTTAAAAAATTGGGCTTTTATGCCTTGTTGCTGATAGGACAGCATTGTATTCTGCAAACCGACGCGGTGGCGGCGGTGCGAGACTTTACACTACACATCGATAACGGCGATTTAACCATCACCGGCGCAGGCGGCACCACCCTGTCGGTGTGGGGCTATGGGCAAACGGCCGGCTTGCCTATCGTGCCGGCGCCGACCTTGGCGGTCAATGAAGGCGATACGGTCAACGTGACCGTGTATAACCACCGCACGGTGCAACATAATTTTGTCGTCCAAAACGTGACGACAGATACCAATCCGATCGCGCCGGGCGGCAGCAAGGTCTATTCGTTCACCGCGCCGACCGCGGGCAGCTATCTGTACAGCGACACGCTGAACAACACTATCAACCGGGAAATGGGCATGCACGGCGCCTTCATCGTGCGCCCGGCCGACAACGGCAATACCGCCTGGAGCGGCGGCCCCGCCTATGACCACGAGCGCACCTGGGTGATCAGCGACATGGACAAGCCGCGCTGGAACGATGTCGCATCCACAGGCGGCACGGTCAACACTTCGGTGTACAAGCCGAATTATTTCATGATCAACGGCCTCGGCGGCTTCGACGCGATGATGGACCATGGCACGATGATCATGGGCATGATGGACGAGGTGACGCTGGTGCGCATCGTCAATGCCGGACAATTCAGCCACTCGCTGCATTTCCATGGCAATCACTTCGAGGTCATCAACATCAACGGCAACCGTCAGCCAGTGCCGTTTGAACAGCTAGACACGATCAATGTGCCGCCGATGAGCGTGGCCGAAGTGCTTTATACCGTCAACCAGACCGGCGAATACCCGATGCACTTTCATACCGCCCAGTCCGAGACCGCCAATGGGGTGTATTTGAACGGCGGTGCCACCATGATCATGATGCAATAA
- a CDS encoding multicopper oxidase domain-containing protein — protein sequence MKKSVSILLLSVIGLASSPLSAATINKTLCVGSLNKSLSGQSVSFWGYYDCSGGMMGGGGMGGGGMMGSATTPGPILEIGANDTLNLTLNVNMMTPQESFPYNGHTVHLHGADVQTSEDGVPETNGNTVTGDTYTWSPSVGHEGSYAYHCHVHTVKHLEMGMYSAVIVRPRDASGNFLNRLNQDPATAYDYSQVYVLSTVDPAYHSASGDSTVFADYNPQYFLLGGKEGKTTSAPAQTLSAAKNKKVAFRLIGMHSTNSTFQIKDVAGNLKAFTVYIRDGRALPTSKTVTSFDISPGQKADLLVTLPSTSSTWYPQVVYKKLRDNAPYATVYGKITF from the coding sequence ATGAAAAAATCAGTATCCATTCTATTGTTAAGCGTCATAGGCCTGGCTTCATCGCCGCTATCGGCGGCTACCATTAACAAAACCCTCTGCGTCGGCTCGCTGAACAAGTCTCTGAGCGGTCAATCGGTCTCATTCTGGGGTTATTACGATTGCAGCGGCGGCATGATGGGCGGTGGAGGAATGGGGGGAGGTGGCATGATGGGCAGCGCAACTACCCCGGGGCCTATTCTGGAAATCGGCGCCAATGATACGCTGAACCTGACGTTGAACGTGAATATGATGACGCCGCAGGAATCGTTCCCCTATAACGGTCACACCGTTCATCTGCACGGCGCCGATGTTCAAACCAGCGAGGACGGCGTGCCCGAAACGAACGGCAACACCGTCACCGGCGATACTTACACCTGGTCGCCGTCTGTCGGGCATGAAGGCAGTTATGCCTATCATTGCCATGTGCACACTGTCAAACATCTGGAAATGGGGATGTATAGTGCCGTGATCGTGCGGCCGCGCGATGCGTCCGGCAATTTTCTGAACCGTCTGAATCAGGATCCGGCAACGGCCTATGATTATTCGCAGGTCTATGTGTTGAGTACGGTAGACCCTGCCTACCATAGCGCAAGCGGCGATTCGACGGTCTTTGCCGACTACAATCCGCAGTATTTCCTGCTCGGCGGCAAGGAAGGCAAAACGACTTCCGCGCCGGCCCAGACCCTGTCGGCGGCGAAAAATAAAAAGGTCGCGTTTCGCCTGATCGGCATGCATTCGACCAATTCGACTTTTCAAATCAAGGACGTGGCCGGCAATCTGAAAGCGTTCACCGTTTATATCCGCGACGGCCGCGCCCTGCCGACGTCGAAGACCGTGACCAGTTTCGACATTTCGCCGGGCCAGAAGGCCGACTTGCTGGTTACACTGCCTTCGACATCAAGCACTTGGTATCCGCAAGTGGTCTATAAAAAGCTGCGCGATAATGCGCCTTACGCGACCGTATACGGCAAAATTACCTTTTAA
- a CDS encoding PD40 domain-containing protein, which yields MKFFNRNLLWISVLAAVTQQNAIAGSTSMVSVNAQQIVGNSDSYDASLSNGGVAVAFESSATNLAQGDGNRAKDVFLKSGGKTLTRISVNSLGQEGFNSASSWGSSNNYADSGSPSISADGKLVVFQSNADNLDLLTQDTNNDTNNGKETDIFLRDVAKKKTYRLSGIMDGADNVITPDLKDAKNQPLVKADAPWKILTEANDASTNPVIAGTLKAGVVAFESKATNLSPLTTTANIRNIYIIDLKTKKIELISAIHDPETGAPTDQARDATPAAVDSFNPALSPDGRFVAFQSRATNLVSGVSDTAKTDIFLYDRITFRMYQLSGALSAAAPFSVTAEGNGDSGNASITGGGKSKSYLIAFDSTATNLDSVPGGDTGSDLDVFVVEFKSGTSTVPNDPLSVGEILSVKRISGPVDANGNVTEEARRDGSGTSGSAAPVIAGSNTAYTVAFHSIADNLLADTLDIFWNEDSNQKADIYVYDSKTRLFSRANVDAGGEQGSVDAIRPSLSPDGKAVGFETRDDYLVPFFGDNNNSQVYLRKR from the coding sequence ATGAAATTTTTTAACCGAAACTTGTTGTGGATATCCGTGCTAGCCGCCGTGACGCAACAAAATGCCATAGCGGGCAGCACCTCGATGGTCAGCGTCAACGCGCAGCAAATCGTCGGTAACAGCGACAGTTACGATGCCTCCCTGTCGAACGGCGGCGTAGCAGTCGCGTTTGAGTCGTCCGCAACTAATTTAGCTCAAGGTGACGGCAATAGGGCCAAAGACGTATTTCTAAAGAGCGGGGGTAAAACCCTGACCCGCATCAGCGTTAATAGCCTGGGCCAGGAGGGATTCAACAGCGCATCAAGTTGGGGGAGTTCGAATAACTATGCAGACAGTGGAAGCCCATCTATTTCAGCCGACGGAAAACTTGTGGTCTTCCAATCCAATGCAGACAATTTGGATCTATTAACGCAAGACACGAATAACGACACCAACAATGGCAAAGAAACGGATATTTTTCTGCGCGATGTCGCTAAAAAGAAAACCTATCGGCTGAGCGGGATTATGGACGGTGCCGACAATGTGATAACGCCCGACCTTAAAGATGCAAAGAACCAGCCCCTAGTAAAAGCCGACGCTCCCTGGAAAATTCTGACAGAAGCCAATGATGCCAGCACTAACCCAGTCATCGCCGGCACGCTGAAAGCCGGAGTTGTCGCGTTCGAATCGAAAGCAACCAATCTATCGCCTCTGACAACAACCGCCAATATTAGAAATATTTATATCATCGACCTGAAAACCAAAAAAATCGAATTGATCAGCGCAATCCATGATCCCGAGACCGGCGCTCCAACGGACCAGGCCCGAGATGCCACGCCCGCTGCTGTCGATAGTTTCAACCCGGCACTTTCTCCCGACGGACGTTTTGTCGCGTTTCAAAGCCGTGCGACCAATTTGGTATCTGGCGTCAGCGATACAGCGAAAACCGACATTTTTCTCTACGACCGGATAACTTTTAGAATGTATCAACTGAGTGGCGCCTTGAGTGCCGCTGCTCCATTTTCGGTGACTGCCGAAGGCAATGGCGACAGCGGCAATGCATCCATTACCGGAGGTGGCAAGAGCAAGAGCTACCTGATTGCATTCGACTCAACGGCTACCAATCTTGATTCCGTGCCAGGAGGCGATACAGGCTCCGACTTGGATGTTTTTGTGGTCGAATTTAAATCCGGCACATCCACAGTACCTAATGATCCTTTGAGCGTTGGCGAAATCCTGTCGGTTAAGCGAATCAGCGGGCCGGTTGACGCAAACGGCAATGTGACCGAGGAGGCACGAAGAGATGGCAGCGGTACAAGCGGCAGTGCTGCCCCAGTCATTGCGGGTAGCAATACTGCCTATACAGTGGCCTTTCATTCAATTGCAGACAATTTGTTAGCGGATACGCTGGATATTTTTTGGAATGAAGACAGCAATCAAAAAGCCGACATTTATGTTTACGACAGCAAGACCCGCTTATTCTCCCGTGCCAATGTCGACGCCGGGGGAGAACAAGGAAGCGTAGATGCTATACGACCTTCCTTATCACCGGATGGGAAAGCCGTTGGATTTGAAACTAGGGATGATTATCTGGTCCCATTTTTTGGTGACAACAACAACTCTCAAGTCTATCTTCGTAAACGTTAA